In a genomic window of Lycium ferocissimum isolate CSIRO_LF1 chromosome 9, AGI_CSIRO_Lferr_CH_V1, whole genome shotgun sequence:
- the LOC132031557 gene encoding uncharacterized protein LOC132031557 produces the protein MIDNYKDWHEQLPYVLLGYRTTAKTSTGATPYLLVYGTEVVIRAEVEIPSLRIIQEAELDDAEWIRKRYEQLALKDEKRMIAICHGQLYQQRMARAFNKRVRTRVFQIRQLVLKRIFPNQEEYKGKFAPNWQGPYMVLKVLSGGAVVLAEMDGQEWPKAINSDGIKRYYV, from the coding sequence ATGATTGATAACTACAAAGACTGGCATGAACAATTACCTTATGTATTGCTAGGATACCGCACTACGGCCAAGACTTCGACTGGAGCCACTCCATACCTATTGGTGTATGGCACTGAAGTAGTGATACGAGCCGAAGTAGAAATTCCTTCACTTCGAATAATACAAGAAGCTGAGTTGGACGATGCAGAGTGGATCCGTAAAAGATATGAGCAACTGGCTCTGAAGGATGAAAAGAGGATGATTGCTATTTGCCATGGTCAGCTATACCAGCAAAGAATGGCGCGTGCTTTCAACAAACGTGTGAGAACTAGGGTGTTTCAAATCAGGCAATTGGTACTCAAACGAATATTCCctaatcaagaagaatacaaaggaaagttcGCACCAAACTGGCAAGGGCCCTATATGGTACTAAAAGTGCTATCAGGAGGAGCCGTAGTACTTGCTGAAATGGATGGTCAAGAGTGGCCAAAAGCGATAAATTCAGATGGCATCAAAAGATACTACGtgtga